In Hallerella succinigenes, the following are encoded in one genomic region:
- a CDS encoding LamG-like jellyroll fold domain-containing protein, with product MTLWKKYSMLAGGALILAACSSSDHAGVISTTESGKTLAGIVVTHAGDAVAHTSVYVVASDYTAHADSILYSTVSDENGNYQILLCNLADGEYTVLFENAESNLVSKEELEIESDTKTVENNTLTLNTELSTASEIAVDIEAYKISAGNTLCLNGTLSCTVITDTDISNGIAVLTAIPEADYSYFTVYSSQKISTHYVDMEIDEGEAYTVSGKATKAQLILSRTLPDSLQSKIQTDVDSATFPIWISNKVASPLLVDDNGFVLPTEKVYSTADSTLYWSVFPTVDLSASTSQKLYIFNSEIQPVFSSQVRYSMHWDSLSAEGVWAGAKAYAAGDKPDTVKAFPVIVDGNFAVSFWTKIEKSAFENDSSIALFTALEDSLGIVIRQNGSSKNLGVELFVDSDTLVISDTTVYGSSKIADGNWHHYAVSINGHHITILKDGKVIRNTDFELSKGFGNVQSFTLGDSRFEGILDEFKILGGTQDSNSLRLIYELERADQIPWTEVDD from the coding sequence ATGACACTTTGGAAAAAATATTCCATGCTCGCTGGCGGAGCCTTGATCCTTGCAGCCTGCAGCAGCTCCGATCACGCGGGCGTCATCAGCACGACGGAATCCGGCAAAACGCTCGCTGGAATTGTCGTCACGCACGCAGGCGACGCCGTCGCCCACACGTCCGTCTATGTTGTCGCAAGCGATTATACCGCCCACGCAGACAGCATACTTTACTCGACCGTCTCCGATGAAAACGGCAACTATCAGATTTTGCTTTGCAATCTTGCCGATGGCGAATACACCGTTCTTTTTGAAAATGCGGAATCGAACCTCGTTTCCAAGGAAGAACTTGAAATTGAAAGCGACACGAAAACCGTGGAAAATAACACGCTCACCTTGAACACGGAACTTTCGACCGCATCCGAAATCGCCGTAGACATCGAAGCGTACAAAATCTCGGCAGGCAACACGCTCTGCCTGAACGGAACGCTCAGCTGCACCGTCATTACCGACACGGACATTTCGAACGGCATCGCTGTTTTGACGGCCATTCCGGAAGCCGACTACAGCTACTTCACGGTTTACAGCTCGCAGAAAATATCCACTCACTACGTTGACATGGAAATCGACGAAGGCGAAGCCTATACGGTTTCTGGCAAAGCAACAAAAGCGCAGCTGATTTTGAGCCGCACCCTCCCGGATTCGTTACAGTCCAAAATCCAGACGGATGTGGATTCCGCCACATTCCCGATTTGGATTTCGAACAAAGTTGCGTCCCCGCTCCTGGTGGACGACAACGGTTTTGTGTTGCCGACCGAAAAGGTTTACAGCACCGCGGATTCGACCCTTTACTGGAGCGTTTTCCCGACCGTCGATTTGAGCGCATCGACCAGCCAAAAGCTTTACATTTTCAATTCCGAAATCCAGCCCGTATTTTCTTCGCAGGTGCGCTACAGCATGCACTGGGATTCTTTAAGCGCCGAAGGCGTTTGGGCGGGGGCAAAAGCTTATGCCGCGGGCGATAAACCGGATACAGTAAAGGCGTTCCCTGTCATCGTAGACGGCAATTTCGCCGTTTCATTCTGGACAAAAATCGAGAAGTCCGCATTCGAAAACGATTCGAGCATTGCGCTCTTCACCGCCCTAGAAGATTCGCTCGGAATCGTCATTCGACAGAACGGTTCGAGCAAGAACCTGGGCGTGGAACTCTTTGTGGATTCGGATACACTCGTCATTTCCGACACGACCGTTTACGGCTCTTCCAAGATTGCCGACGGCAACTGGCATCATTACGCCGTTTCCATCAACGGCCATCACATCACCATTCTCAAAGACGGCAAAGTCATTCGGAACACGGACTTTGAACTTTCGAAAGGTTTTGGAAACGTGCAGAGCTTTACCCTTGGCGACAGCCGATTCGAAGGCATCCTGGACGAATTCAAGATCCTCGGTGGAACGCAGGATTCGAATTCTCTCCGCCTGATTTACGAGCTGGAACGCGCCGATCAAATTCCGTGGACAGAAGTCGACGACTGA
- a CDS encoding DUF2281 domain-containing protein — translation MPIELLQEKVKAIPAEYVGEVSDFIDFILQKSLNTSVKRNVKKFGIAKGQFSIPDNIDSCNDEIAEMFGVGG, via the coding sequence ATGCCTATCGAACTGCTGCAAGAAAAAGTCAAGGCCATCCCCGCAGAATATGTAGGGGAAGTTTCTGATTTTATCGATTTCATTCTCCAGAAATCGCTAAACACGTCCGTCAAGCGGAATGTAAAAAAGTTCGGTATCGCTAAAGGCCAGTTTTCCATCCCCGACAATATCGATTCCTGCAATGACGAAATCGCAGAAATGTTCGGGGTGGGCGGATGA
- a CDS encoding type II toxin-antitoxin system RelB/DinJ family antitoxin, protein MGTTMHTISARIDSKLKTQAESLFDQLGMNMSTAITVFLKQVVRLRKIPFEIALDTPNDETIAAIAEANEIASGKRKAKSYKNANAMIKDILGE, encoded by the coding sequence ATGGGAACCACAATGCATACAATCAGCGCAAGAATAGATTCCAAGCTCAAAACGCAAGCCGAAAGCCTGTTCGACCAGCTCGGGATGAACATGAGCACAGCAATAACCGTATTCTTGAAACAAGTCGTCCGTCTCCGCAAAATCCCGTTCGAGATCGCCCTTGACACTCCCAACGATGAGACTATCGCCGCCATAGCTGAAGCAAACGAAATCGCCAGCGGCAAGCGCAAGGCTAAATCTTACAAGAACGCAAACGCAATGATTAAGGACATTCTAGGCGAATGA
- a CDS encoding type II toxin-antitoxin system YafQ family toxin: MMEIKTTAKFRKDLKQAKKKGLNMALLQKVVDDLAAGKKLDERHHDHALVGEWVSFRECHIQPDWLLIYKISGDALILTLTRTGSHSDLFKK, from the coding sequence ATGATGGAAATCAAGACCACAGCAAAGTTCAGGAAAGACCTTAAGCAGGCTAAAAAGAAAGGGTTAAATATGGCTCTCCTGCAAAAGGTCGTTGACGATTTGGCTGCAGGGAAAAAGCTAGACGAACGACACCACGACCACGCCCTCGTTGGGGAGTGGGTCTCGTTCCGCGAATGCCATATTCAACCGGACTGGCTGTTGATTTACAAGATTTCGGGCGATGCGCTCATATTGACGCTGACGCGAACAGGTTCGCACAGCGATTTGTTCAAGAAATAG
- a CDS encoding ankyrin repeat domain-containing protein, whose translation MVNYKYMEFNPPHPSLARQLQIISTVLDTRPNADFAVKFDQMAREPKIDFEVLEKLKDEIFRLPFEYPKSSFIIEPFPKDNLEREMQLWKDNFYAKNAHTIWWTPAHVTPSRDFITRYRIELAACWIYDLKNHISCKDKTILDELYQTSTPLKYGFEIVKQKNPDLLKCFKDSERDKVVRWTKGIQVPSMGELFETINEKCIPNNYIYCCEILFIACLLQKAEKMASPCSLQDVFAQLKKDPNYTLQNTTPEAFNQYKIIGEQFVVAQREIRKQAELGDYNFKKILDDFDEFCNIHGKDSFISEWTRPTLAAIANVYSGEFKTALEIFKEVLPNLFYTFNLQDTAFITADNKTATIYQPALALAAVLKNRTFLKLIKNYCIAFGIYSKKIDAPTSSYEKNYPPVNKDSRATTTEIEDWEEKAWADYFFLYFPKDCIKNANQLKKFESGINGPLLFFEEDLPQKPQEPYTKKFTVQYKQFPQLTYFTMTGNVEAVKELADAKVNANEMTSSRDSALLFAIHKMNLTGIPYEPELGMKLFNILKVLPHNTTTINTQSDKMKLTCLGLSVLSENPSVVKDVLDMGADVDGIHSPDRETPLFTVAKMFMPDFILNAFPSTFWSPEMIDSLRRQIDAFRGLSNDQIIKTWNSEKNTAARLYIERKQHLIYEQFLKYSKKENLYKIAEILLEKGANPNYSLEIKGIRGYTPLMFAAESDNITLFKMMVEHGGDPNQKALHENAAEISCWEFAFLRNSSHILKYLEENRDKFN comes from the coding sequence ATGGTCAATTATAAGTATATGGAATTCAATCCGCCACATCCCAGCTTGGCGAGACAGTTACAAATTATATCAACAGTACTTGACACCAGGCCAAATGCTGATTTTGCAGTAAAATTCGATCAAATGGCAAGAGAACCCAAGATTGATTTTGAAGTGTTGGAAAAACTTAAAGACGAAATCTTCAGACTCCCTTTTGAATATCCAAAATCATCTTTTATAATCGAGCCGTTTCCCAAAGACAACCTTGAACGAGAAATGCAACTTTGGAAGGACAATTTTTACGCTAAAAACGCTCATACTATTTGGTGGACTCCTGCGCACGTCACCCCTAGTCGAGACTTCATTACGCGATATCGTATAGAATTGGCTGCATGTTGGATATACGACCTTAAAAACCATATTTCTTGCAAGGACAAAACGATTCTTGATGAGCTGTATCAAACATCAACTCCATTAAAATATGGCTTTGAGATAGTCAAACAGAAAAATCCAGATTTATTAAAATGTTTTAAAGATAGCGAAAGAGACAAGGTTGTTCGATGGACAAAAGGAATACAAGTTCCATCAATGGGGGAACTTTTTGAGACTATTAATGAAAAATGCATACCCAACAATTACATCTATTGTTGTGAAATTTTATTTATTGCTTGTCTTTTACAGAAAGCGGAAAAAATGGCAAGCCCTTGTAGCTTGCAAGATGTTTTTGCCCAGTTAAAAAAGGATCCTAATTATACGCTGCAAAACACAACGCCAGAAGCCTTCAATCAGTACAAAATTATCGGAGAACAATTTGTTGTAGCGCAACGAGAAATCAGAAAACAGGCTGAACTTGGCGATTACAACTTCAAAAAAATATTAGATGATTTCGATGAGTTCTGCAACATTCATGGCAAGGACAGCTTTATTAGCGAATGGACTCGTCCAACGCTTGCTGCAATCGCAAATGTTTATTCTGGCGAATTTAAAACTGCACTTGAAATTTTCAAGGAAGTTTTGCCAAACCTGTTCTATACATTCAACCTACAAGATACTGCTTTTATTACAGCAGACAATAAAACAGCGACAATCTATCAGCCCGCACTCGCATTAGCAGCAGTTCTAAAAAACAGAACTTTTTTAAAATTGATAAAAAACTACTGCATCGCCTTCGGTATCTATAGTAAAAAAATTGATGCACCTACATCGTCCTATGAAAAGAATTATCCTCCAGTCAACAAAGATTCGAGAGCGACAACTACGGAAATAGAAGATTGGGAAGAAAAAGCATGGGCTGATTATTTCTTTCTCTATTTCCCTAAAGACTGTATTAAAAATGCGAATCAACTAAAAAAATTTGAATCAGGTATAAATGGCCCTCTTTTGTTTTTTGAGGAAGATTTACCTCAAAAGCCCCAAGAACCATACACAAAGAAATTTACTGTTCAATACAAACAATTTCCTCAATTAACCTATTTCACAATGACTGGAAATGTCGAAGCAGTTAAGGAACTTGCTGATGCAAAAGTAAACGCAAATGAAATGACCTCATCAAGGGATTCCGCCCTGTTGTTCGCTATTCATAAAATGAATCTCACTGGCATACCTTATGAACCGGAATTGGGAATGAAGCTATTCAATATTTTAAAAGTTCTTCCTCACAATACAACTACAATAAATACACAATCTGACAAAATGAAATTGACTTGCTTGGGCCTTTCAGTACTAAGCGAAAATCCAAGCGTGGTTAAAGATGTTCTAGACATGGGGGCTGATGTTGATGGGATACACTCGCCAGACAGAGAAACACCTTTGTTTACTGTCGCAAAAATGTTTATGCCAGATTTTATTCTAAACGCATTTCCTTCGACATTTTGGAGTCCAGAAATGATAGACAGCCTTCGTCGTCAAATTGACGCTTTTAGAGGTCTATCTAATGACCAAATCATAAAAACCTGGAACTCAGAAAAAAATACGGCGGCAAGGTTGTATATTGAGCGTAAGCAACATTTAATTTATGAGCAGTTCCTAAAATACTCAAAAAAAGAAAACTTATACAAAATTGCGGAGATTTTACTGGAAAAGGGCGCCAATCCTAACTATTCCCTTGAAATCAAAGGCATTAGAGGGTATACCCCTCTAATGTTTGCAGCAGAATCCGATAATATCACGCTTTTCAAAATGATGGTTGAGCATGGAGGGGATCCGAACCAAAAAGCACTTCACGAAAATGCAGCGGAGATTTCATGCTGGGAGTTTGCCTTTCTGCGTAATTCAAGTCACATCTTGAAATATCTCGAAGAAAATCGGGATAAATTCAACTGA
- a CDS encoding type IV toxin-antitoxin system AbiEi family antitoxin domain-containing protein, which translates to MQETNEKKLEKLLSANGGYITRKQVDSHGIPSWFLTDFVRKQRLVKIDKGFYAQEQWIRDDYLVFQYKYPKFIFSHVSALFLHGLTNQLPAYFEVTGPKNYRPFSPKPSVTIHTDSHDESYRLGVCKIKTSLGHLVECYNMERTLCDIIKNSRKIDAEIFGKALRLYAKSKGKSIRNLLHYAQVLKIENKVAELMTVVMNED; encoded by the coding sequence ATGCAAGAAACAAACGAAAAGAAACTGGAAAAATTGCTGAGCGCGAACGGAGGCTATATCACGCGGAAGCAAGTTGATAGCCACGGGATTCCCTCGTGGTTCTTGACCGATTTCGTGAGAAAGCAACGTCTTGTTAAGATAGACAAGGGGTTCTACGCCCAAGAACAATGGATTCGGGACGATTATCTTGTGTTTCAATACAAATATCCCAAATTCATCTTTTCGCACGTTTCCGCACTCTTTTTGCATGGACTGACGAACCAACTTCCGGCTTACTTCGAAGTGACCGGCCCCAAGAACTATCGACCTTTTTCTCCGAAGCCTTCCGTCACCATACATACGGATTCCCACGACGAATCCTACAGACTTGGGGTTTGCAAAATCAAGACTTCGCTTGGGCATCTGGTGGAATGCTACAACATGGAACGAACACTTTGCGACATCATCAAGAACAGCCGAAAAATCGATGCCGAAATTTTCGGCAAGGCGCTCAGACTCTACGCAAAGTCAAAAGGCAAGAGCATTCGCAACCTGCTCCACTATGCGCAGGTTTTGAAAATAGAGAATAAAGTTGCGGAACTTATGACGGTGGTAATGAATGAAGATTAA
- a CDS encoding nucleotidyl transferase AbiEii/AbiGii toxin family protein: protein MKINKNSLQARINNLSKELNVHVNVLLISFLFDAFISRLAKSIYADKFVFKGGFYLATLLGVKNRYTADIDFLLRKESMDENRLREIFSDIIATNADDSITFEIADISPIRDEDAYGGFSILLTGHLENVRQSFHVDVATGDPITPTDIEYSYQSLISNETIAFRAYNLETVVAEKLQTILSRGMLNSRCKDYYDIYIINQLQRKNISIPDLKKAFVTTCQYRKTPFKKEEALLLLEEISRSDILQTRWKNYARKASFAKDITFEATVESCKEILDCIF from the coding sequence ATGAAGATTAACAAGAACTCTCTGCAAGCGAGAATCAACAACCTCTCCAAAGAATTGAACGTCCATGTCAACGTCTTGCTGATATCATTCTTATTCGATGCGTTCATTTCTAGATTAGCCAAGTCAATATACGCAGACAAATTCGTTTTCAAGGGCGGTTTCTATCTTGCCACATTGCTCGGCGTAAAGAACCGTTATACTGCCGACATAGATTTCCTTCTGAGAAAGGAATCCATGGACGAGAATAGATTGAGAGAAATTTTCTCCGACATCATTGCAACCAATGCCGACGATTCAATAACTTTCGAAATAGCCGATATCTCTCCAATACGCGACGAAGATGCCTACGGCGGTTTTTCCATCCTTCTGACAGGGCACTTAGAGAATGTCAGACAAAGTTTCCATGTCGATGTCGCTACGGGCGACCCAATCACTCCGACAGATATTGAGTATTCCTACCAAAGCCTCATCAGCAACGAAACCATCGCGTTCCGAGCATATAACCTGGAAACAGTCGTTGCAGAAAAACTTCAAACCATTCTTTCCCGAGGCATGCTCAATAGCCGTTGTAAAGATTATTACGACATCTATATCATCAATCAATTGCAACGGAAGAATATCAGCATTCCCGACTTGAAGAAAGCTTTTGTAACAACTTGCCAATACCGCAAAACGCCTTTTAAAAAAGAAGAAGCTCTTTTGCTTCTAGAAGAAATTTCAAGGAGCGACATTCTTCAAACTCGATGGAAGAATTATGCTAGGAAGGCATCCTTTGCAAAGGACATTACGTTTGAAGCAACGGT